The following proteins are co-located in the bacterium genome:
- a CDS encoding aminodeoxychorismate/anthranilate synthase component II: MILIIDNYDSFTYNLVQYVGELCLNFNQELEDLKVSRNDKISIQEIKRLNPKTIIISPGPGTPDKAGISKSVIEEFKGKIPILGVCLGHQCLGEVFKAKLVHADRLMHGKISLIYHDQRGIYKNIPNPFEATRYHSLILKKETILEPLEISAWTEEEEVMGIRHKEYSLEGVQFHPESILTKEGKNILRNFLKEHCFYDQRNN; this comes from the coding sequence ATGATATTAATTATTGACAATTATGATTCCTTTACTTATAATTTAGTCCAGTATGTAGGAGAGCTATGCTTAAATTTTAACCAAGAATTAGAAGATTTAAAAGTATCTCGAAACGACAAGATAAGTATTCAAGAAATCAAAAGACTAAATCCTAAGACTATTATTATTTCACCTGGCCCTGGCACTCCCGACAAAGCAGGTATTTCTAAAAGTGTCATTGAGGAATTTAAGGGAAAAATACCTATTTTAGGAGTATGCTTGGGGCATCAATGTCTGGGGGAAGTATTTAAAGCTAAATTAGTCCATGCTGATAGACTTATGCACGGGAAGATTTCTTTAATTTACCATGATCAAAGAGGAATTTATAAAAATATTCCTAATCCTTTTGAAGCAACCAGGTATCATTCTTTAATCTTAAAAAAGGAGACCATTTTAGAGCCATTAGAAATTTCTGCGTGGACAGAGGAAGAAGAAGTAATGGGTATTAGACATAAAGAATATTCTCTGGAAGGAGTTCAATTCCATCCTGAATCTATTTTGACTAAGGAAGGCAAGAATATTCTTAGAAATTTTTTAAAGGAGCATTGTTTTTATGATCAAAGAAATAATTGA